In a single window of the Raphanus sativus cultivar WK10039 chromosome 9, ASM80110v3, whole genome shotgun sequence genome:
- the LOC108837416 gene encoding WPP domain-interacting protein 2 — protein MMDYDQENSDHEAHASTESVEESPSEIKNNGSSDNTDPLTEAFNSYHNLQEVLEKELHKFQELGKESISLLHGGAESSSCIHSGPDQAGEATSSRWFRSENTGEKRLTRLDSEVLNLLKNVEHLEFKLEETKRILDVKESQIRELESTISVSERGTEMDIGMDDIFQQKIEAEIGYLTFSRSVESLKRKIKLIEEEKALAEEAHETLSKLEEARTKAENLKTQARDLQNHCVDITEIQEVESFKKRVVKTTSCLLLQLGLLFVLFNIQFMPESETVVPT, from the exons ATGATGGATTACGACCAAGAAAATAGTGATCACGAGGCACATGCTTCAACAGAGTCTGTGGAAGAGTCCCCGTCCGAGATCAAGAACAATGGTTCCTCAGACAATACGGATCCTTTAACTGAGGCCTTCAACAGTTACCACAACTTGCAAGAAGTCCTAGAAAAAG AACTCCACAAGTTCCAAGAGCTTGGGAAAGAATCTATATCATTACTACATGGTGGAGCAGAAAGCAGCAGTTGCATACACTCAGGACCTGACCAAGCCGGTGAAGCAACTTCTTCCCGTTGGTTCCGGTCTGAAAACACGGGTGAGAAGAGATTAACTCGTCTAGATTCCGAGGTACTAAACCTGCTTAAGAATGTAGAGCATCTGGAGTTCAAACTAGAAGAAACAAAACGTATTCTCGACGTTAAAGAATCTCAAATCCGTGAACTCGAGTCCACCATAAGCGTTTCAGAGCGAGGAACAGAGATGGATATTGGTATGGACGACATTTTCCAGCAAAAGATAGAGGCAGAGATCGGATATCTTACGTTTTCAAGATCGGTGGAAAGCCTGAAAAGAAAGATCAAACTGATCGAAGAAGAGAAGGCATTGGCAGAAGAAGCTCATGAGACGCTGTCAAAGCTTGAAGAAGCAAGAACCAAAGCTGAGAATCTGAAGACTCAAGCTCGAGATTTACAAAACCATTGTGTAGACATCACAGAGATCCAAGAAGTGGAGAGTTTCAAGAAGAGAGTAGTTAAGACCACTTCATGTCTTCTTCTACAGTTAGGCTTGCTGTTTGTGCTGTTTAATATCCAGTTCATGCCAGAGTCTGAGACCGTTGTACCCACATGA
- the LOC108826603 gene encoding zinc finger protein ZAT4, protein MDQLRGYKPNCRFSLGRPRFGSIKFKVPNSSSQPFISEQRRQIEEEDQEEARSIGFREEDEDDGAKSIDLEGEEKKHVCCECGKRFKSGKALGGHKRIHVVETRKFSTARPKMVSSGAVAVGRSETTERDDFEVDCCVCHKKFTSMKALYGHMRFHPDRGWKGVLPPHHPLGDDHDGEFITSDYDNDDGDYDYHEDDDENSELWDNHWGLDNVVDLKDSIKEGWAVTGKRGRRSALKDPPSEDVDAKDLLFLATTAEAVDLDAAETCDSRSVEEMMKRRRKKKKRLSEMEKESSSSHDHHHQLEVGGAAGEGGGAREKHVCVTCNKSFASYQALGGHRASHNKVKISEMNHQARANGEALLLGTEAMITGLASAQGPNTSLSISNKGDHVCNICQRSFSTGQALGGHKRCHWPGPASNEAATAPGPVSSEAATAAPTAPEAGSSSQVVETVQEEKKLKRKFLEFDLNELPPNEE, encoded by the coding sequence ATGGATCAGTTACGTGGTTACAAACCCAACTGTCGATTCTCACTTGGGAGACCCAGGTTTGGATCTATCAAGTTTAAAGTTCCAAACTCATCATCACAGCCTTTCATTTCTGAACAAAGAAGAcagatagaagaagaagatcaagaagaagCTAGAAGCATCGGTTTCAGGGAAGAAGATGAGGATGATGGAGCTAAGAGTATTGATCtagaaggagaagagaagaagcatGTATGTTGTGAATGTGGTAAACGTTTCAAGTCAGGCAAGGCGTTAGGTGGTCACAAAAGGATCCATGTGGTCGAAACTCGCAAGTTCTCAACGGCGAGACCGAAGATGGTGTCGTCTGGTGCGGTTGCGGTTGGTAGATCTGAGACGACTGAGAGAGATGATTTCGAAGTTGATTGCTGTGTTTGTCATAAGAAGTTCACATCGATGAAGGCTTTGTATGGACACATGAGGTTTCATCCAGACAGAGGATGGAAAGGTGTTTTGCCTCCTCATCATCCACTTGGGGATGATCATGATGGTGAGTTTATAACATCTGATTATGATAATGATGATGGTGATTATGATTAtcatgaggatgatgatgagaaCTCGGAGTTATGGGATAATCATTGGGGATTGGATAACGTGGTTGACCTTAAGGACTCGATCAAAGAAGGATGGGCGGTGACAGGGaagagaggaaggagaagtgCTTTGAAGGATCCACCATCTGAAGATGTTGATGCTAAGGATCTCTTGTTCTTAGCTACTACCGCAGAAGCTGTTGATCTCGATGCTGCAGAGACTTGTGATTCGCGTTCCGTTGAAGAGATGAtgaagaggaggagaaagaagaagaaacgttTGTCTGAGATGGAGAAAGAGTCATCATCTAGtcatgatcatcatcatcagctcGAGGTTGGTGGTGCAGCTGGAGAAGGTGGTGGTGCACGTGAGAAGCACGTGTGTGTGACTTGCAACAAGTCGTTCGCTTCTTATCAAGCTTTAGGAGGTCACAGAGCGAGTCACAACAAGGTCAAGATTTCGGAGATGAATCATCAAGCTAGGGCAAACGGTGAAGCTTTGTTACTTGGGACCGAAGCAATGATAACCGGTTTAGCTAGTGCTCAAGGACCAAACACTTCTTTGAGCATCAGCAATAAGGGAGATCATGTTTGTAACATTTGTCAGAGAAGTTTCTCAACAGGTCAAGCTCTTGGAGGTCACAAGAGATGCCACTGGCCTGGACCAGCTTCTAATGAGGCTGCAACCGCTCCTGGACCAGTTTCTAGTGAGGCTGCAACCGCTGCTCCAACCGCTCCAGAAGCAGGTTCTTCTAGTCAAGTAGTAGAGACAgtgcaagaggagaagaaattGAAGAGAAAGTTTCTAGAGTTTGACTTGAATGAGTTGCCACCTAACGAAGAGTAA
- the LOC108823712 gene encoding uncharacterized WD repeat-containing protein C2A9.03, which produces MADFDEYMADEYAMDMDILEEDDDMNPDFDVIEDVDQLTKAEDTSAAQAREGKDIQGIPWERLSVTRQKYRKTRIDQYKNYENIPDSGQTAAKNCTDTEKGNSFYTFRSNSRSVRSTILHFQLRNLVWATSKHDVYLLSNYSISHWSSLTGSRNEILNVKGHVAPSERHPESLLEGFTETQVSTLAVKERLLVAGGFQGELICKHLDRPGVSFCSRTTYIENAITNAIDIYRNSSGALRFMASNNDCGVRDFDMERYKLVQLFRYPWPVNHSSLSPDGKVVAVVGDDPNGLLVDSNNGKTIGTIKGHIDYSFASAWHPNGVTFATGNQDKTCRIWDTRNLSESVAVLKANLGSVRAIRFTSDGRYIAMAEPADFVHIYDTTTGYKKEQEIDFFGEVSGISFSPDTESLFIGVWDRTYGSLLEYGRTRDYSYLDSFL; this is translated from the exons ATGGCTGACTTTG ATGAATACATGGCTGATGAATACGCCATGGATATGGATATTCTTGAGGAGGATGATGATATGAATCCTGATTTCGATGTAATTGAAGATGTCGACCAATTG ACCAAGGCTGAAGATACCTCTGCTGCTCAAGCTCGGGAAGGAAAAGACATTCAGGGTATACCTTGGGAGAGACTTAGCGTGACTAGACAAAAGTACAGGAAAACTAGGATAGATCAGTATAAGAATTATGAGAATATCCCCGATTCTGGCCAGACAGCTGCCAAG AACTGCACGGATACTGAGAAAGGCAACTCGTTCTATACGTTCAGGAGCAATTCTAGATCAGTGAGATCAACGATTCTTCATTTTCAG TTGAGGAATTTGGTCTGGGCTACATCAAAACATGATGTTTACCTCTTGTCCAACTACTCTATCAGCCACTGGTCTTCTTTGACTGGTTCCAGGAATGAAATTCTCAATGTTAAAGGTCATGTTGCCCCCTCGGAG agGCATCCTGAGAGTTTGTTGGAAGGATTTACAGAGACTCAAGTTAGCACTCTTGCAGTAAAAGAAAGGCTGCTAGTTGCTGGTGGGTTTCAAGGAGAACTCATTTGCAAG CATCTTGATAGACCTGGTGTGAGCTTCTGCTCACGTACAACTTACATCGAAAACGCTATCACCAACGCTATAGACATATACAGAAACTCGAG CGGTGCACTACGTTTCATGGCCTCAAATAATGACTGTGGAGTCAGAGACTTTGACATGGAGAGATATAAGCTTGTCCAACTCTTCCGTTATCCATGGCCTGTCAAC CATAGCTCCCTAAGTCCTGATGGAAAAGTAGTAGCAGTCGTTGGAGATGACCCAAATGGTCTATTGGTAGATTCAAACAACGGGAAG ACGATCGGAACGATAAAAGGTCACATAGATTATTCATTTGCATCTGCTTGGCATCCGAACGGTGTGACGTTTGCCACAGGAAACCAAGACAAGACCTGCCGTATTTGGGACACAAGGAATCTCTCGGAATCAGTTGCTGTGCTTAAAGCCAACCTTGGATCAGTCCGGGCCATTAGGTTCACATCAGACGGACGGTACATTGCGATGGCCGAGCCAGCAGATTTTGTGCATATCTATGATACAACAACAGGTTACAAAAAGGAGCAAGAGATTGATTTCTTTGGAGAGGTATCTGGGATTTCGTTTAGCCCAGACACTGAATCTCTCTTCATCGGTGTTTGGGACCGGACTTATGGAAGTCTCTTGGAGTACGGTCGAACCAGAGACTACTCTTATCTTGATTCATttctttga
- the LOC108827005 gene encoding actin-related protein 8, which translates to MNLRKVWGSVWKRSNRCKDWRKAIQAPKSSSITIISVFDQLPMDIVVEILMRMEARDALKLSLTCKALKRLAGGNRVWIFYLQCLHEEESWDSILFAETSLRSGYPLRRMVSSEPEEFSFMSVYGQRAQVPDSIIIDGGSGFCKFGRSKNDSPSGRYVTFAEFGNIESPIYARLQHFFVTIFNRMQVKPSMQPVVVSLPLCHQDDTESAKASRRQLKTAILNVLFDMNVPAVCAVNQAVLALYAAQQTSGIVVNIGFQVITIVPILHGKVMRQVGVEVIGFGASKLTGFLKEKMQEKNITLSLLSVQTLKECYVALDYEAELSRDAQESAATLSKERFQIGEILFQPRLAGMRAMGLQQGVALCMDHCDAAGITTGDGSWFKTVVLAGGSASLPGLAERLAKELHDYLPSSICNGVRVIPPPCGVDTAWHGAKLISNLSTFPGPWCITRKQLPRKSRLMW; encoded by the exons ATGAATCTGAGGAAAGTATGGGGATCGGTGTGGAAACGATCGAATCGTTGTAAAGATTGGAGGAAGGCGATCCAGGCTCCTAAGTCGTCTTCAATCACTATAATCAGCGTATTCGATCAGCTACCGATGGATATAGTAGTGGAGATACTGATGCGGATGGAGGCAAGAGACGCGTTGAAATTGAGCTTAACGTGCAAAGCCTTGAAACGTTTAGCCGGCGGCAATCGTGTGTGGATATTCTATCTCCAGTGTTTGCACGAGGAGGAGTCATGGGACTCAATTCTCTTCGCCGAAACTAGTTTGCGTTCTGGTTATCCTCTCCGCCG AATGGTTTCTAGTGAACCAGAGGAGTTCTCGTTCATGAGTGTTTATGGTCAAAGAGCTCAAGTTCCTGACTCTATCATTATTGATG GTGGTTCTGGATTTTGCAAGTTCGGCAGGAGCAAGAATGATTCACCTTCTGGACGTTATGTTACTTTTGCG GAATTTGGCAACATTGAGTCACCCATATACGCTAGGCTTCAACACTTCTTCGTAACCATTTTCAacag GATGCAGGTTAAGCCATCTATGCAGCCAGTAGTGGTTTCACTTCCCCTCTGCCATCAGGATG ATACTGAATCGGCAAAGGCATCCAGGCGGCAACTTAAGACTGCTATCCTTAATGTCTTGTTTGATATGAATGTTCCTGCAGTGTGTGCAGTTAATCAG GCTGTTTTAGCTCTATATGCTGCACAGCAGACATCTGGAATTGTTGTTAACATTGGTTTCCAAGTCATAACCATTGTCCCAA TTTTGCATGGGAAGGTGATGCGGCAGGTGGGTGTAGAAGTCATTGGTTTTGGAGCATCGAAACTCACGGGCTTTCTTAAAGAGAAGATGCAAGAGAAAAACATTACCCTATCGCTCCTCTCTGTTCAAACTCTAAAAGAG TGTTATGTGGCTCTCGATTATGAAGCTGAACTCTCAAGAGACGCACAAGAAAGTGCGGCTACTTTGTCAAAGGAGCGTTTTCAAATTGGGGAGATACTATTCCAACCACGTCTTGCTGGAAT GCGGGCAATGGGGTTGCAACAGGGAGTCGCGCTCTGTATGGACCACTGTGATGCAGCAGGAATTACGACAGGTGATGGTAGCTGGTTCAAGACTGTAGTATTGGCTGGAGGAAGCGCATCTTTGCCAGGGCTTGCAG AAAGACTAGCGAAAGAACTGCATGACTATCTTCCTTCATCTATATGCAACGGAGTCAGAGTAATCCCTCCTCCTTGTGGCGTGGACACAGCGTGGCATGGGGCAAAGCTTATCAGTAAC TTAAGCACGTTTCCTGGTCCGTGGTGCATCACAAGGAAGCAGTTGCCTCGCAAGTCAAGACTAATGTGGTGA
- the LOC108827009 gene encoding GPI-anchored protein LLG1 has translation MELNFLSRALTSFILVLTVLASFSSSSFISDGVFEPQNLAIGRNLLQTKKACPVNFEFMNYTIITSQCKGPKFPPKECCGAFKDFACPYTDEINDLSNECATTMFSYINLYGKYPPGLFANQCQEGKEGLACPAMSPTSASDTNAATTAASRLWLAVFTAFLVFVNLL, from the exons ATGGAGCTCAACTTCCTATCTAGAGCTCTTACATCATTCATCCTTGTACTCACAGTACTTGCATCCTTCTCATCTTCAAGTTTCATCTCTG ATGGTGTGTTCGAACCGCAGAATTTGGCTATTGGAAGAAACCTACTTCAGACCAAGAAAG CATGTCCTGTGAACTTTGAGTTTATGAACTACACAATCATAACAAGCCAATGCAAAGGTCCCAAATTCCCACCCAAGGAATGCTGTGGCGCTTTCAAGGACTTTGCATGTCCTTACACTGATGAGATCAACGACTTGAGTAATGAGTGTGCTACCACTATGTTCAGTTACATCAATCTCTATGGAAAATACCCACCGGGACTCTTCGCAAACCAGTGCCAAGAAGGTAAAGAAGGTCTCGCCTGCCCCGCTATGTCTCCCACCTCAGCAAGCGACACAAACGCAGCCACCACAGCTGCTTCTCGTCTTTGGCTGGCCGTCTTCACGGCTTTCTTGGTGTTTGTTAACTTGCTCTAA
- the LOC108827011 gene encoding GPI-anchored protein LLG1, producing MNLNFLSSSLFLFLLLSVFSSLISDSAFIKSETLANGRNLLQKKKACPVNFEFMNYTIITSQCKGPKYPPKKCCTAFKEFACPYADELNDLSNDCATTMFSYINLYGKYPPGLFANRCQGKGGLKCPGQI from the exons ATGAATCTTAACTTCCTATCTAGTTCTCTCTTCTTGTTTCTACTACTCTCAGTATTTTCGAGCCTCATCTCAG atAGTGCATTCATCAAATCTGAAACTTTGGCTAATGGAAGAAATCTGCTTCAGAAGAAGAAAG CATGTCCAGTGAACTTTGAGTTTATGAACTACACAATCATAACAAGCCAATGCAAGGGTCCCAAATACCCACCCAAGAAGTGTTGCACCGCATTCAAGGAATTTGCATGTCCTTACGCTGATGAGCTGAACGACTTGAGCAATGATTGTGCAACCACTATGTTCAGCTATATCAACCTATACGGTAAATACCCACCGGGACTGTTTGCAAACCGATGCCAAGGTAAAGGAGGTCTCAAGTGCCCCGGTCAAATATGA